Part of the Planctomyces sp. SH-PL62 genome, GAGCTGGAGAAGGCCCTGATCGAGGTGGGCGTGGACGCCGGCAACACCTGGGATCGCTGGCAGCAGCGGATCCGCGAGTGGGAGCTGAGCGAGTCCGAGCTGAAGCTCCAGGAGGAGCTGCTGGAGCGGATCGAGCGGCTGTACGAGCAGAAGCAGGCGATCTGGGTCGAAGTGCTCGGCGCGCGGGTCAACCTGCTCCGGGCCGACGCCAACCGCTGGACCCAGTGGTACAACCTGCAGCTCGCCCGCTTCAACATCCTCCGCGCCACGGAGCAACTGCTCGACTACGTGGAGCGGAAGCGGATCACCCGGCTGACGGCCTGGCAGAAGCCGCCGCCGGAGGGGATCCGCGACCGATGGACGCCCTGGCTGGCGTCGAAGAAGAGCACACGGACGTCGCTCGAGCTGAAGGAGGGGAGCCATGCGAAACGGTAGGGAGCCGCGCGGGGATCATTCGGGCCGGGCCGCGGCCCCCGGCGGGCCGAGGCGGGCGAGGCTGCTGGCGGCCGCGGTCGGAGGGGCCTGCGCCCTCGGGCTGGCGGGGCCGGGCGGGGAGTGCGCCGCGCAGTCGCCGTTCTCCGGGACTCCTGCGCGAAGCGGGGCGTTCACGATCCCCACGTCGCCCTCGCCAGCGTCCCCTTTCTCGCAACCTCCGTCGCCCGGGAGGCCCACGCGGCCCTTGCCGCCTGGTGTGCCGTCTCCCTTCGCGCGGCCGTCGCCGCTGGGAAGCGACGGACTCCCGGGTCTGCCCGTCGGGACGCCGGAGTTGCGAGGGCTCCCGCTGCCGCTCGTGGGCGGCGAGGACGAGGACCGTCGGGACGAGCTGCCGCCCCGGCCGGAGGTGGCGCCTGAGCTGTCGGCGGCGCCGACCGAGCCCGTCCCACGGTCCGCCCCGGTCCTGCTCAGGGCGGGCCTGACCGTGACCCTGCGGGTCTGCCAGTTGCTGCCGAAGGACGGCTTCAGCCCCGGGGAACGGCTGCTCAATGGCCGGCCCCCGATCCAGCCGGGCGATTGCTTCCTGGCCGAGGTGCTCGACCCGGACCCCCACCACCCGGTCCTGGTGGGGGGCACGGTGAGGGAGATCACGCCCCCCGGCCGGTTCGGCCGGCCCGGATACGTCAGCATCCAGATGACCCAGCTGGTCCAGGGCTCCGAGGGGAGGACCGGCCTGGCCCCCTGGCGGATGGACCTAGCCGACCGCCGCTTCGCCACCCGGATGCGCCGCGCCCTGTTGACGACCCTGCTGGGCCTGGAGGGGGCGGGGACCGGGGCCAGCATCGGGGCGCAATTCTCGGGCGGCAACATGTCGTTCATCGGCGGGGGGATGGGCGTCGGGGCCCTCGTGGGCCTCGGCTACGCCACCCTCCAACGCGGCACCGAGGCCAACCTCGAGCCGGGCGACACGTTCCAGATCGTCGTGGGGACTACCGAGTATCGACCGGTCTCCCGCGAATGGCAGACCATCCTCTATCCGGCCGCCGACCCGGGCGCCGGGAAGGTGAAAAAACGATGACGGCGGTTCAGATTCGCTGGCGGCTCCTCCTGGCGGCCCTGTCGATCACGGGCCTCGGCGCAGCAGGGTGTCGGCCTGTGAAGGCCCCGGCGGGCGCGCTTCCGCCGGCTTACACATCCAACCAGATCACCGACCCGGCGCTCGTCGCCGTCGCCGAAGGGATCAAGACCTGGGGCGCGGCGCAGGTCGACGCCGGCGGTAAGCCGCTGTACAGCCGGGTCGAGGTCCTCTCCCCGGTGCCCATCGTGCAGCCGTACGGCGTCGGCGTCTTCCAGCAGGAGCTGCGGCTGCCGGTGATCTTCACCACGGGGCCGGGCTGGTCCGGCCATGGCCTCGCGGAGAAGGAGGCCGCCGTCGCGCTAGCGTTCGAGCATATCTCGGCGGTGCTGAAAGACCTCGAACGCGAGCCGCCCCTCCAGCCGACCCTGACCGTTCAGACCCCGCAAGGCATGGAACTCACCTGGATCAACCGTCTCGACCCGAACGGAAAAAACGTGCATGGCGACGACTGAGGACGGCTGGGAGAACTCCGACGACGTCGGAACAGGCCGGGAGCCCGGCAGCGGGGCGGCGGGGAGGCCTTCCATGCCGTCCCGGGCCGCGAGCGTCCTGCTGGAGGGCCGACCGCTGGTGGGATTCGTGGCCGTCCTGCTCACCACGGGCGGCCACACGATGAACCTTCGCGAGTTGGGCGTGAGCCGGGGCTGGGTGGCCGCCGAGGTCTACGTCCTCCAGTCCTGCTACCTCTTCTGTCTGGCCCTGACGATGCTCGCCTGCCCGACCCTGGGGCGCGGCTGGTCCGCTCGCCGCGTGATGCTGTGGGGACTGGTGCTGGCGATGCTCGGCCCGGTCCTGAACGTCGTCGAGATCTGGGAGCCCCTGCTGGACTCTCTGGCCGGTCGAGCGCTGGCCGGCGTGGGGGCCGGCATGGTGATCTACTTCGCCCCGAACCTGCTCGGCCCCCAATGGGAGGGTCCGCTGGCCTGGTCCGTCATCCTCTGCCCCGTCGTCGGCCCGGGGGTCATCTCGGCCGCCACCATGACGTACGAGTCCTCGGACTGGCAGCACGGTTTCATATTCGAAGGCGCCATCGCCGCGATCGGCCTGCTGGTGCTGTGGTCGACGGCGGGGACGCCCGAATCCCGCTCGCGATCGCCCCGGGGATCGCTGGCCTACTTCCCCGGCCTGGTCGTGGCGTCGGCCTCGCTGGTCTACGTTCTGCACTGGGGGCAGCTGCACGGCTGGATGGAAGGCCCCGATATCACGGCCGCGACGGCCCTCGGCGCCGCTGCCGCGGTCGTCTCGCTCTACCTGGCCTGGCCCCAGCTGGACTGGCGGATCCTGGGCGAGAACTGGGTCCGGCTGGCCTTGTTCTTCTTCGGCGGCGTCTGCCAGTTCTTCCACGCCTACATCATGAACGTCTACGGCGGGACGATGGTCAACCTCAGCTCCTGGCAACGCGCCTGGCTGATCTGGCCCTTGCCGATCGGGATCGCCACGTCGCTTTTCGCCGCCGCCCTGCTCATCCCCCACCTGCGCCGGCGACGCGGCCGCGTGGTCCTGGGGCTGCCGGTGGCGATCGTCGGCCTGCTGCTGCTCTCCGCCGGCCTCGACGCCTGCTATCGGTGCATGATGGAATGGCCCTACTGGAGCATCCGCGACGTCGTCGACCTGAACTGGTTCTCGGCGCCGGGGCAATGGGAGTTGGCCCCGGGGCGTTTCCTGATGGGGACGGGCATCGGCCTCTTCATGGCCGCGATGGACGCGCAGTTCAGCCCCGACCCGGAGCGCGAGGAGGTCGTCCGACCGTTCCTGAACGTCGTCCAGTTCATCGGCGGTGGGATCGCCGCCGCCGTGCTCATCAATTTCATGATCATCGGCCACAAAGTCCACTACTCTTACTCGGCCGACCGCGACACCATCCAGGCCGAGGAGTTGTCGCAGCGCGGCGACCTCCTGACCGACGTCCTCCGCCAGGCCGGCCAGGACGCGCCGGAGCAATCATCGCAATTGCTGATGTATCGATTTGTGAACTACGAGGCCGACAACCTGATGTTCGCGACCATCTTCGCCGCGTTCCTCCTCGCCGCGCTCGTCGTGGTCGGCTTCTTCTCCGGGCTGTGGATCTGGCGCGGGCTGCACCGAACCTGATCGAGGACGCCCCCGCCTGGGCGGGAGGCGTCGGCGTCACTCGCCCAGGGGCGTCAGGACGATGTTGCGGAACTCGATGGGCGCCCCTTCGGACTGGAGCGAGATCGCTCCTCGGCGCACGCTGCAATTCGTCGCCTCGTTCACCAGATCACCGTTGACCTTCACCCGGATGGTGTCGCCCTTGCAGGTGATTTCCATGCGGTTCCATTCGCCGACCGGCTTCTCGGAGTCGTCGGTCAGGTTCTTATGGCGGCGATCCTCCTTGCGATTCGCCTCGTCGGGAACGTCGAGTTCGGTGCCGATGACCCAGAAGTCTCCCGCGTTGTCCTTGGCGAGCTGGACCTCGATCGACTTCGGCCAGACGCCCAGCGCCCGGGGCGTCGAGGTGTGCACGAGCACGCCGTTGTTCCCCGACTTCGCCCCCTCCGGCCAGCGCCACTCGACCGACAGGTCGTAGTCGGCGTACTCCTTGTCCGTCTTGAGGTAGCCGACTGGCTTGCCGGTGCACTTCAGCAGGCCGTCGACGACGCTCCAGGTCCCGGCCGGGTCGACCCCGTCCTGGTCGAACACCGCCGTCCAGCCGGCCAGATCCTTGCCGTTGAACAGCCGCGTCGGCTCCTGTTGAGCGAGAGCATAGGCCGGGAACGCCAGAGCGGCGAACAGGGCGGCGAAAGTCAGGGCGCGTCTCATGGCGGTTTCCTCGAAGGCGTCGGGAGGGAGAGTCCACGAAGGCTCCTCGACGCCGGGGTCCGACCCGTCGGGTCGCCCCGGCGTCGTGCGCGGATTATAACCGCCGAATGCGACGCCCGCACCGCCTCGCCGGACCCACGTCAGATCTCGCCGAGTGGCTCGGTCGAGTCGCCGAAGGCGTCGAGGTGGAGGCCGGCCTTGTCGAGCATGGAGAGGTACAGGCTGCACATCTTGCGGTTGGGCGACTTGAGGTAGTCGAGCACGCGACCCCCCTGGAGCTTGCCGCCTCCCCCGCCGACGAGGACCACGGGGAGCTGGGTGGCGTCGTGGGTGCCGCCGGAGAGCATGCTCGAGCAGAGCATGAGCATCGTGTTGTCGAGCGCGGTACGCTCGCCTTCCTGGGTCGCGTCCAGCTTGCGAGCGATGTAGGCGAGCTGGGCGGTGAAGAGCTGGTTGACCTTCAGCCAGTCGGGGGTGTCGGCGTGCGACAGCAGGTGGTGGATCATGTAATCCACGCCGAGCTGGGGGAACCGCAACGAGCTGTGGTCGTTGTTGAGCTTGAGCGTGGTGACGCGGGTGGCGTCGGTCTGGAAGCCGAGGACGAGGATGTCGCACATCAGCCGCATGTGCTCGCTGATGTCCTGCGGCACGCCGTCGGCCGGGCGGGGGACGTTCGGCTCGGCGAGGGTCGGCTTCCAGCCTTGCAGCTCGCCGCGCATCCCGGCGCGCTCGATCCGCTGTTCGAC contains:
- a CDS encoding MFS transporter, producing the protein MATTEDGWENSDDVGTGREPGSGAAGRPSMPSRAASVLLEGRPLVGFVAVLLTTGGHTMNLRELGVSRGWVAAEVYVLQSCYLFCLALTMLACPTLGRGWSARRVMLWGLVLAMLGPVLNVVEIWEPLLDSLAGRALAGVGAGMVIYFAPNLLGPQWEGPLAWSVILCPVVGPGVISAATMTYESSDWQHGFIFEGAIAAIGLLVLWSTAGTPESRSRSPRGSLAYFPGLVVASASLVYVLHWGQLHGWMEGPDITAATALGAAAAVVSLYLAWPQLDWRILGENWVRLALFFFGGVCQFFHAYIMNVYGGTMVNLSSWQRAWLIWPLPIGIATSLFAAALLIPHLRRRRGRVVLGLPVAIVGLLLLSAGLDACYRCMMEWPYWSIRDVVDLNWFSAPGQWELAPGRFLMGTGIGLFMAAMDAQFSPDPEREEVVRPFLNVVQFIGGGIAAAVLINFMIIGHKVHYSYSADRDTIQAEELSQRGDLLTDVLRQAGQDAPEQSSQLLMYRFVNYEADNLMFATIFAAFLLAALVVVGFFSGLWIWRGLHRT
- a CDS encoding DUF1080 domain-containing protein, which codes for MRRALTFAALFAALAFPAYALAQQEPTRLFNGKDLAGWTAVFDQDGVDPAGTWSVVDGLLKCTGKPVGYLKTDKEYADYDLSVEWRWPEGAKSGNNGVLVHTSTPRALGVWPKSIEVQLAKDNAGDFWVIGTELDVPDEANRKEDRRHKNLTDDSEKPVGEWNRMEITCKGDTIRVKVNGDLVNEATNCSVRRGAISLQSEGAPIEFRNIVLTPLGE